One Paraburkholderia dioscoreae DNA segment encodes these proteins:
- a CDS encoding enterotoxin A family protein, protein MSYQKFDQNDRRRTRGPQGKGACNGLVREAMSRIDRDDGGNTVDLPSAVNQMLIDADSRAPASREMFDRIDRFQDRLTPFALGRYEQRNADPFTETQDRNQRIASLMTRLHDWLQPGDMAYLLLGMTSPVDNSWQHGHALLIQRRVSGDYVVFDPNTGAFVYRDEADMAHALRGYLDTAYSETGLQVVPDSIQIYARGQPRARATQAPPAPWLPEPPPELYRHGLYARTAVDANGLSQGVLSAAAGQPRALAGSASGMAADALATIAGGYSTDLASATADLRARLRNPPTRQATVDELHRLQIANRHSVVSNVPNRIRHEGQSHIRSASGLADELNQHFGHPYVRDNSLRGYDGDFVEIRFTSRGSPVDGEGARPQDNVGPADPPVIVQRVKPSANYLNDAYQIYDPAVGVFSYRNFADMSSAISSRYGTEHTEEGGTDHAATTWFANLNRSRPVRGASQAEFAVARESPINNVTLADIAQAHHVAVPPIALPPEPDMERLALPRDEVRKRSADPPEQSPHTVLFRPSTVTPEALKAQGGFNVEDTPLKDVSLDMHDFDLSSNPSVVDSAGYLGTFQRGSTALDRLTSRSSDGYIYRVAPTPNMVDVNGSLGAGARDPQRHEQAAMGHIDFTQIVGWQRIKDGRLQPFFPNPDYRWDVYDQTQTAGAQPQLARYPVDSSGWSDKRHSPFVSRVSYDGKSAVPQLNQDPNRTQAEFYDHARSKIEYLANRQATGLDYRGPMTMWGYGDSRWQTKLYVDSKGDVCFDYSGMVDVPGNTSQFVMGEDGRFHLANDNKRVLRVGNNGYLYAGSVPSDPSNLNGVFEKIGNHLIHAEDRKFLSVGKYSYYPYVSREDLGSRSAWSLTGFNGKAVVPPPVNLHSFLNNSAGNRFRLYEFARNPDSALPPGTTRFVTQVPGIERQELFIEYARKWTATEIGKASRWLAQNNIAWLFRDGYCAVAHGPNQLEVRNLDGTPVWRATIDPVTRKVRAQRLTDLASQYRIPDATWDAIKADETRNRLLQRMLKSHYDLRGKG, encoded by the coding sequence GTGTCTTATCAGAAGTTCGATCAGAACGATCGCCGGCGCACGCGCGGGCCACAAGGTAAGGGAGCCTGCAATGGCCTCGTTCGCGAAGCGATGAGCCGCATCGACCGCGACGATGGCGGGAACACCGTGGACCTGCCATCCGCCGTCAACCAGATGTTGATCGACGCGGACTCCCGCGCTCCCGCCAGCCGGGAGATGTTCGACCGGATCGACCGGTTTCAGGACAGATTGACGCCGTTCGCGCTCGGACGGTATGAGCAGCGCAACGCCGACCCATTCACCGAAACGCAGGACCGCAACCAGCGCATCGCAAGCTTGATGACCCGTCTGCATGATTGGCTCCAACCGGGCGACATGGCGTACCTGCTGCTCGGTATGACATCCCCGGTCGACAACTCCTGGCAACACGGCCACGCGCTGCTGATACAAAGGCGAGTCAGCGGCGATTACGTGGTCTTCGATCCGAACACCGGCGCATTCGTGTATCGCGACGAGGCCGACATGGCGCATGCACTGAGAGGGTATCTGGACACCGCGTACAGCGAAACGGGTCTTCAGGTCGTGCCCGACAGCATCCAGATCTATGCTCGGGGGCAGCCGCGAGCGCGTGCAACGCAGGCACCCCCGGCGCCATGGCTTCCAGAACCCCCACCAGAACTCTATCGTCACGGCCTGTATGCACGCACCGCGGTCGACGCGAACGGGCTCTCTCAAGGCGTCCTCTCCGCGGCCGCGGGGCAACCGCGCGCGCTGGCCGGCTCCGCTAGCGGCATGGCCGCCGACGCGCTTGCGACTATCGCCGGTGGATATTCGACAGACCTGGCAAGCGCGACAGCCGATCTCAGAGCGCGGCTGCGCAATCCGCCGACGAGGCAAGCCACAGTCGACGAGCTCCACCGCCTGCAGATCGCGAACCGGCATTCGGTGGTCTCGAATGTGCCGAACCGTATCAGACATGAAGGCCAAAGCCATATTCGAAGCGCCTCCGGGTTGGCCGACGAACTCAACCAGCACTTTGGACATCCTTATGTTCGCGACAACAGCCTGCGGGGCTACGACGGCGACTTCGTGGAAATCCGGTTCACGTCCCGCGGCAGTCCGGTTGACGGGGAGGGTGCCCGTCCACAAGACAACGTCGGCCCAGCGGATCCCCCGGTAATCGTGCAAAGAGTCAAGCCATCGGCAAATTATCTGAATGACGCGTACCAGATCTACGATCCGGCAGTCGGTGTTTTCAGTTATCGGAATTTTGCCGATATGTCGTCCGCAATCAGCAGCCGGTACGGCACGGAGCATACGGAGGAGGGCGGCACTGACCACGCGGCGACCACGTGGTTCGCCAATCTGAACCGAAGCCGGCCCGTGCGCGGCGCCAGCCAGGCCGAATTCGCTGTTGCGAGAGAATCGCCCATCAACAACGTCACGTTAGCCGATATCGCGCAAGCGCATCACGTAGCCGTGCCGCCTATAGCTCTGCCGCCTGAGCCGGACATGGAGAGGCTCGCGCTGCCTCGCGACGAGGTCCGGAAACGATCCGCCGACCCGCCGGAGCAATCTCCGCACACCGTGCTCTTCCGCCCTTCGACGGTGACGCCTGAAGCACTGAAGGCGCAGGGCGGCTTCAACGTCGAGGACACGCCGCTGAAAGACGTGAGCCTCGACATGCACGATTTCGACCTGAGTTCGAATCCGTCAGTTGTCGACTCAGCGGGTTATCTCGGCACTTTCCAGCGCGGCAGCACAGCGTTGGACCGACTCACGTCCCGCTCGAGCGACGGGTACATCTACCGTGTCGCACCGACACCGAACATGGTGGATGTCAATGGAAGTCTCGGCGCCGGCGCCCGCGACCCGCAACGCCACGAACAGGCGGCGATGGGGCATATCGACTTCACGCAGATCGTGGGTTGGCAACGCATCAAAGACGGCAGGCTGCAGCCGTTCTTTCCCAACCCGGATTACCGCTGGGACGTCTACGATCAGACGCAAACGGCCGGCGCCCAGCCGCAACTGGCGCGTTATCCAGTCGACAGTTCGGGCTGGAGCGACAAGCGTCACAGCCCGTTTGTGTCGCGCGTCTCATACGACGGCAAATCCGCCGTCCCGCAGCTCAACCAGGATCCGAATCGCACACAAGCCGAGTTCTACGACCATGCACGGTCAAAGATCGAATATCTCGCGAACCGGCAAGCCACGGGTCTCGACTATCGCGGGCCGATGACCATGTGGGGGTACGGCGATTCCAGATGGCAAACCAAGCTCTACGTCGACAGCAAGGGCGATGTCTGCTTCGATTATTCGGGCATGGTCGATGTTCCGGGGAATACAAGCCAGTTCGTGATGGGCGAAGATGGCCGCTTTCACCTCGCCAATGACAACAAGCGGGTGCTTCGCGTCGGAAACAACGGCTACCTCTACGCCGGCTCGGTGCCGTCCGATCCGTCTAATCTCAATGGCGTTTTTGAAAAAATCGGCAATCATCTCATTCACGCGGAGGATCGCAAGTTTCTCAGCGTCGGCAAATACTCGTACTACCCCTATGTGTCGAGAGAAGACCTCGGTAGTCGATCCGCCTGGAGCTTGACCGGCTTCAACGGGAAAGCGGTCGTACCGCCGCCCGTCAACTTGCACTCCTTCCTGAACAACTCGGCGGGTAACCGGTTCAGGCTCTACGAATTCGCAAGAAATCCCGATTCGGCGTTACCGCCAGGGACAACGCGATTCGTCACGCAAGTGCCGGGCATCGAACGTCAGGAGCTATTTATCGAATACGCCAGAAAATGGACAGCGACGGAGATCGGCAAGGCGTCCAGATGGCTTGCGCAGAACAACATTGCATGGCTGTTCAGAGACGGATATTGTGCCGTTGCCCACGGACCGAATCAGCTCGAAGTGCGCAACCTCGACGGCACGCCCGTCTGGCGCGCGACCATCGACCCGGTGACACGCAAAGTGCGCGCGCAACGCCTGACCGATCTCGCGTCCCAATACAGGATTCCCGACGCTACCTGGGACGCGATCAAGGCGGATGAAACGAGGAATCGGCTGCTGCAACGTATGCTCAAGAGCCATTATGACTTGCGCGGCAAGGGCTGA
- a CDS encoding c-type cytochrome has protein sequence MRDGHRKPAPARMALAVLLSLAALASCASTTPIARNAGAAHDIGTPLTDQDLAAWNIDVAPDGRGLPAGSGDVATGAHLFAAKCAACHGAQGQGGLGDPLVGGQGSLASAKPKRTVGSYWPYATTLFDYIRRAMPYNAPESLSADEVYAVSAFLLNQNGIVPANTRLDAASLPRVVMPNRGGFVADPRPGQL, from the coding sequence ATGCGTGACGGCCACCGCAAACCTGCGCCGGCGCGCATGGCGTTGGCCGTGTTGCTGTCGCTGGCGGCGCTGGCGTCCTGTGCATCGACCACGCCGATCGCACGGAATGCCGGCGCGGCTCATGATATCGGCACACCGCTCACCGATCAGGATCTCGCCGCGTGGAACATCGACGTCGCACCGGATGGCCGCGGCCTGCCCGCGGGCAGCGGCGACGTCGCGACCGGCGCGCACCTGTTCGCCGCGAAGTGCGCCGCGTGTCACGGCGCGCAGGGCCAGGGCGGTCTCGGCGACCCGCTGGTGGGCGGCCAGGGCTCGCTTGCGAGCGCGAAGCCGAAGCGCACCGTGGGCAGCTACTGGCCCTATGCGACGACGCTCTTCGACTATATCCGCCGCGCAATGCCGTACAACGCCCCCGAGTCGCTCTCTGCCGACGAGGTGTATGCGGTGAGCGCGTTTCTGCTCAACCAGAACGGCATCGTGCCGGCGAATACGCGGCTCGACGCTGCGTCTCTGCCACGCGTGGTCATGCCCAATCGCGGCGGCTTCGTGGCTGATCCCCGTCCGGGGCAATTGTGA